A DNA window from Pedobacter africanus contains the following coding sequences:
- a CDS encoding SRPBCC family protein, with protein MKNFDWTRFTKRIAVKAPLSAIYAAWTTPEELERWFLEEVKFYDLDKSRTTNQQGAETGFTYKWKWHIYDDLMKGRILEANGKDFFSFTFEGECIVEVKLTTERDYTIVELTHKNIPTDDESKQYIRLGCASGWTFYLINLKSVYEGGLDLRNKDENLEIMINN; from the coding sequence ATGAAAAATTTTGACTGGACCCGTTTTACAAAAAGAATTGCTGTTAAAGCACCACTAAGTGCAATTTATGCCGCCTGGACTACACCAGAAGAACTGGAAAGATGGTTTTTAGAAGAAGTAAAATTCTACGATCTGGATAAGAGCCGCACCACAAACCAACAAGGTGCTGAAACCGGCTTTACCTACAAATGGAAATGGCACATCTATGATGACCTGATGAAAGGGAGGATACTGGAAGCAAATGGCAAGGATTTTTTCAGCTTTACTTTTGAAGGGGAATGTATTGTAGAGGTAAAGCTGACCACAGAACGTGATTACACCATTGTAGAACTTACGCATAAAAATATTCCTACAGATGATGAATCCAAGCAGTACATAAGGTTGGGCTGCGCCTCTGGCTGGACGTTTTACCTGATCAACTTAAAATCTGTTTATGAGGGTGGCCTGGATTTGAGAAACAAGGATGAAAATCTCGAAATCATGATCAACAACTAG
- a CDS encoding DUF6683 family protein, producing MKSLRTVLILVVIALIAGNKTLAQIGNPGLMYQGAFNNAMFLTTKGAIERGMKSRPSAVNTAKSSLNFVSTPEVHNKVLELIASLAAKGDKDKIKSAAAIIEKANFLDEFDKVLKPYGFNSHNMPDVFTAFIVLSWQAVKGSDASKYPEGIQIFRKQIHSVMNGNATLSKFTNAQKQEMSETLAYMAMLFTYGNQNQIKSGNTAALAATRENIRQGVIKVSGIDLTKYTLSNEGFN from the coding sequence ATGAAAAGTTTAAGAACAGTACTTATACTAGTTGTTATTGCGCTGATTGCAGGCAATAAGACGCTTGCGCAGATTGGTAACCCTGGCTTGATGTACCAGGGGGCTTTTAACAATGCCATGTTCCTGACCACCAAAGGGGCAATTGAGCGCGGCATGAAAAGCAGGCCTTCTGCTGTAAACACGGCAAAATCCAGCCTGAACTTCGTTTCCACCCCTGAAGTACACAATAAGGTATTGGAATTGATCGCATCGCTGGCTGCAAAGGGAGATAAGGATAAAATTAAATCTGCTGCTGCAATAATTGAAAAAGCAAACTTTCTTGATGAATTCGATAAAGTGCTCAAGCCATACGGTTTCAACAGTCATAATATGCCCGATGTTTTTACCGCATTTATAGTTCTTTCCTGGCAGGCGGTTAAAGGTAGTGATGCCTCAAAATATCCCGAAGGCATTCAGATCTTCAGAAAGCAAATCCATAGCGTTATGAATGGCAATGCAACTTTGTCGAAATTTACGAACGCGCAAAAACAGGAAATGTCTGAAACTTTGGCTTATATGGCTATGCTTTTTACTTATGGTAATCAGAACCAGATTAAAAGTGGAAATACCGCTGCATTGGCTGCTACGCGTGAAAATATACGGCAGGGAGTAATCAAAGTATCTGGAATTGACCTGACAAAATATACGCTTAGCAATGAAGGCTTCAACTGA
- a CDS encoding error-prone DNA polymerase: MQYTELQVTTNFSFLRGGSHPEELVKQAAALGHKEIAITDRNTLAGIVRAHVAARGKNIRVIPACHLELLDGPPLLAYPTDRAAYSRLSTLLSEGNLRAEKGQCHLYKADVYRYAEGIKFIAIAPINLNSGFDFDPEFKQALKTYRWALGTHLYLAASRSYQANDGKRLFRLSQLSDELRIPLIAVNDVHYHIPQRRELQDILTCIREKCTIYNAGFRLHQNAERYLKPIAEMHRLFSQYPQALERTQEIAEACQFSLDSLEYVYPEELTTEGRNPQQELVHLTWQGAKEKFGNKIPPEICETIRYELDFMERKNYAAYFLTVYDFVRFARSQNILCQGRGSAANSVVCYCLGITSVDPSKFKVLFARFMSDARDEPPDIDVDFEHERREEVMQYIYSKYGRDRSAIVATVTQVHYRGAVRDVAKVMGLSVDTINRLASSAWEFTDEWHNGRTVSSEGFDASDPHLKKVLELTQQYIGFPRQLGQHTGGFVMTRGKITDLCPILNARMENRTCLEWNKDDIEALGFLKVDVLALGMLTCIRKAFDLAKQHYGLNLTLANVPQDDPEVYEMISHADTLGVFQIESRAQMSMLPRLRPKCFYDLVIEVAIVRPGPIQGDMVHPYLRRRNGEEPIEYPSKELETILGRTLGVPLFQEQAMEIAIVAAGFTPAEADGLRRSMATFKSHGKVSEWRNKLVSGMVAKGYKEEFAQRVFKQLEGFGSYGFPESHAASFALLVYISSWIKCHYPDVFATALLNSMPMGFYQPAQIVIDARKHGVEVRPADVNHSSWDNLLETKSGRYHPIRLGFRQIKGLNEEEMQVLLAARQSPFTSIHALLNAGVSLAALERLADADAFRSLGLDRRQALWEVSALSDSPVGMFEGQVQESRHEKEVGLPVMSLSEHVVQDYNSTTLSLKAHPLSFVREKLNLLKVLPIRELDQHADGDIVKVSGLVLVRQRPGTATGVCFITIEDETGFANLVVFKKWFDKYRKEILRAKLLMVEGKLQREGEVTHVVVTCCSDQSAYLNALTEVENNGSGIFHEGRNFK; this comes from the coding sequence ATGCAGTACACCGAATTACAGGTAACCACCAATTTCAGCTTCCTCAGGGGCGGCTCGCATCCCGAAGAGCTGGTTAAACAAGCTGCAGCGTTAGGCCATAAAGAAATTGCCATAACCGACCGCAATACGCTTGCAGGTATTGTAAGGGCGCACGTTGCAGCCAGGGGTAAAAACATCCGTGTTATTCCTGCCTGCCACCTTGAATTGCTGGATGGCCCTCCGCTGCTGGCTTATCCGACAGACCGGGCGGCATATTCAAGGCTTTCAACATTGCTGTCTGAAGGTAACCTACGTGCAGAAAAAGGACAATGCCATCTGTACAAGGCCGATGTGTACCGTTATGCCGAAGGCATAAAGTTTATAGCCATAGCACCCATTAACCTGAATAGCGGTTTTGATTTTGACCCTGAGTTTAAACAGGCACTTAAAACATACCGCTGGGCATTAGGTACCCACCTTTACCTGGCAGCAAGCCGCTCTTACCAGGCCAATGACGGCAAACGGCTGTTCCGGCTCTCACAGCTGTCGGATGAACTGAGAATCCCATTGATTGCGGTCAATGATGTGCATTACCACATTCCGCAGCGAAGGGAATTACAGGATATCCTTACCTGTATCCGTGAAAAATGTACCATTTACAATGCTGGTTTCCGCCTGCACCAGAATGCAGAACGGTACCTGAAACCCATTGCAGAGATGCACCGTCTGTTTAGCCAGTACCCGCAGGCCCTTGAGCGTACACAGGAGATTGCCGAAGCATGCCAGTTTTCTTTAGACAGTCTCGAATATGTCTATCCCGAAGAGCTTACAACTGAGGGGCGCAACCCACAACAGGAGCTTGTACACCTTACCTGGCAAGGTGCAAAAGAAAAATTTGGTAATAAAATCCCTCCAGAAATATGCGAAACCATCCGGTATGAGCTGGACTTTATGGAGCGCAAGAACTATGCGGCTTATTTCCTTACGGTATACGATTTTGTGCGTTTTGCCAGGAGCCAGAACATTTTATGCCAGGGACGGGGTTCTGCGGCCAATTCAGTGGTTTGTTATTGCCTGGGGATCACCTCTGTAGATCCCTCCAAGTTTAAAGTACTGTTTGCCCGGTTTATGAGCGATGCCAGGGATGAACCACCTGATATTGATGTAGATTTTGAGCACGAGCGCCGCGAAGAAGTGATGCAATACATCTACTCCAAATACGGGCGCGACCGTTCCGCCATTGTGGCTACAGTTACCCAGGTACATTACAGGGGTGCCGTACGTGATGTGGCCAAGGTAATGGGCTTATCTGTTGATACCATTAACCGCCTGGCCAGCTCGGCATGGGAATTTACAGATGAATGGCACAATGGCAGGACAGTTTCGAGTGAAGGTTTTGATGCCAGCGACCCGCACCTGAAAAAAGTATTGGAGCTTACACAGCAGTATATCGGTTTCCCGCGTCAGCTGGGCCAGCATACCGGAGGATTTGTAATGACCAGGGGGAAAATAACTGACCTCTGCCCTATTTTGAATGCACGCATGGAAAACCGGACCTGCCTGGAATGGAACAAGGATGATATTGAGGCCCTCGGTTTTCTTAAGGTAGATGTACTGGCCCTGGGCATGCTCACCTGCATCCGCAAGGCATTTGATCTGGCCAAACAGCATTATGGGCTGAACCTTACACTGGCCAATGTACCACAGGATGACCCTGAAGTATACGAAATGATCAGTCATGCCGATACTTTGGGCGTATTCCAGATCGAAAGCCGGGCACAAATGTCTATGCTGCCCCGCTTACGCCCCAAATGCTTTTATGACCTGGTTATTGAAGTGGCCATTGTAAGGCCTGGGCCTATACAGGGCGATATGGTACACCCCTATTTGCGCAGGCGCAATGGCGAGGAGCCTATTGAATATCCATCAAAAGAACTGGAAACAATATTGGGCCGGACCTTAGGCGTCCCCCTGTTTCAGGAGCAGGCCATGGAAATTGCCATTGTTGCTGCAGGCTTTACCCCGGCAGAGGCAGATGGTTTGCGCCGCAGCATGGCCACATTTAAATCGCATGGCAAGGTAAGTGAATGGCGCAATAAGCTGGTAAGCGGAATGGTGGCCAAAGGCTATAAAGAGGAATTTGCCCAGCGGGTTTTTAAGCAGCTGGAAGGTTTCGGGAGCTATGGTTTCCCCGAGAGCCATGCCGCCAGTTTTGCCCTGCTGGTTTACATCTCCTCCTGGATAAAATGCCATTACCCCGATGTATTTGCTACCGCTTTACTGAACAGCATGCCTATGGGTTTTTACCAGCCTGCACAGATTGTGATTGATGCCCGGAAACATGGGGTTGAAGTACGGCCTGCAGATGTCAATCATTCTTCCTGGGACAACCTGCTGGAAACCAAAAGTGGCAGGTACCACCCAATAAGGCTTGGCTTCAGGCAGATTAAAGGCCTGAACGAAGAAGAAATGCAGGTTTTGCTTGCAGCCCGGCAATCCCCTTTTACCAGTATCCATGCCCTGCTGAATGCCGGGGTCTCCCTGGCAGCTTTGGAAAGGCTTGCCGATGCCGATGCTTTCCGCTCACTGGGGCTGGACAGAAGACAGGCGCTTTGGGAAGTATCGGCGCTTAGCGATAGCCCTGTGGGCATGTTTGAGGGGCAAGTCCAGGAAAGCAGGCACGAAAAAGAGGTCGGATTGCCCGTCATGAGCTTATCTGAACATGTTGTGCAGGACTATAATTCGACAACACTTTCCCTTAAGGCCCATCCGCTGAGTTTTGTACGCGAAAAACTGAACCTGCTTAAAGTACTGCCCATTAGAGAACTCGACCAGCATGCCGATGGTGATATTGTAAAGGTATCGGGACTGGTGTTGGTAAGGCAAAGACCGGGCACCGCCACCGGAGTCTGCTTCATTACCATTGAAGATGAAACCGGTTTTGCCAACCTGGTTGTCTTTAAAAAATGGTTCGACAAATACCGTAAAGAGATTTTAAGGGCTAAACTTTTAATGGTTGAAGGAAAGCTGCAACGGGAAGGTGAAGTAACACATGTTGTGGTTACCTGTTGTAGTGACCAGTCTGCTTATCTGAATGCCCTCACCGAAGTGGAAAACAACGGCAGCGGGATATTTCATGAGGGACGAAATTTTAAATAG
- a CDS encoding Y-family DNA polymerase translates to MPRYVAIWFPDLTSDWLIRRRPELKDTAFVIAASERGRVVVKAASKPAQAQSIRAGMTVADCRAVLPALQVIDDIPGTAEKLLNALAEWCLRYSPIVAADLPEGLVLDSSGCAHLWAGEHAYLTDILGKLGAFGYHVKAAMADTIGAAWAVARFGKPKTVIEPGHQSDALLPLPPAALRLDPLITARLEKLGLYTIGSFIKMPRSALRRRFGMPLLSRLEQALGQHPEVIEPIKPIAPYQERLPVLEPIKTATAIEIALKQLLDLLCHRLDKEGLGLRNCTFKAYRIDGNIQQIEIGTNRVSNHAAHLFKLFEIKITTLEPALGFELFLIEATKVEAIPAAQNALWNTVNQNNAEVAELLDRLAGKVGGHSIRRYLPQEHHWPERSVKPAADFDEKPAISWPEDLPRPVHLLPKPETIEVTVPLPDYPPILFRYKGKVFKVSKADGPERIEQEWWIEEGLYRDYYCVEDDMGGRYWLFRLGHYNDNDPEWFIHGFFA, encoded by the coding sequence ATGCCCCGCTATGTTGCCATATGGTTCCCCGATCTTACCTCAGACTGGCTTATACGCCGCAGGCCTGAACTTAAAGATACTGCTTTTGTTATAGCGGCTTCCGAAAGGGGCCGCGTAGTGGTAAAAGCTGCCAGTAAACCTGCACAGGCCCAGAGCATACGTGCCGGTATGACAGTGGCAGACTGCAGGGCCGTATTGCCTGCATTACAGGTAATTGACGACATACCCGGAACAGCAGAGAAGTTATTGAATGCCCTGGCAGAATGGTGCCTGCGTTACAGCCCCATTGTAGCAGCCGATTTGCCGGAGGGCCTGGTACTAGACAGCAGTGGTTGTGCACATTTGTGGGCTGGAGAGCATGCCTACCTCACAGATATACTTGGCAAACTAGGGGCTTTCGGCTATCATGTAAAAGCAGCCATGGCCGACACCATTGGTGCTGCATGGGCAGTGGCCAGGTTCGGAAAACCCAAGACCGTTATTGAACCAGGCCATCAATCAGATGCCTTGCTCCCTTTGCCCCCGGCCGCCCTTCGGCTTGATCCGCTGATTACAGCACGATTGGAAAAACTGGGCTTATATACCATCGGCAGCTTCATTAAAATGCCCCGGTCTGCGCTGCGCAGGCGTTTCGGCATGCCATTACTCAGCAGACTGGAACAGGCCCTGGGGCAGCATCCAGAAGTAATAGAACCCATAAAACCTATAGCACCCTACCAGGAACGCCTGCCCGTTCTTGAACCCATAAAAACAGCAACGGCAATAGAAATTGCACTTAAGCAGTTACTGGATCTGCTTTGCCACAGACTTGACAAAGAAGGCCTGGGCCTACGCAATTGTACATTTAAGGCCTATCGTATAGATGGCAATATTCAGCAAATTGAGATAGGAACCAACCGAGTTTCTAACCATGCAGCACACCTGTTTAAGTTGTTTGAAATTAAAATTACCACATTGGAACCGGCACTTGGCTTTGAGCTTTTTTTGATAGAAGCTACTAAAGTAGAAGCTATACCTGCAGCGCAGAATGCCTTATGGAATACTGTTAACCAAAACAATGCTGAAGTAGCTGAGCTACTGGACAGGCTGGCCGGTAAGGTGGGCGGCCATAGCATCCGCCGCTATTTGCCGCAGGAACATCACTGGCCGGAACGCTCGGTAAAACCTGCGGCCGATTTTGATGAAAAGCCCGCAATAAGCTGGCCTGAAGATTTACCAAGGCCTGTTCATCTGCTGCCTAAGCCCGAAACCATTGAAGTTACCGTGCCGCTGCCCGATTATCCACCTATACTGTTCCGGTATAAGGGCAAGGTTTTCAAAGTAAGCAAAGCTGATGGTCCGGAAAGAATAGAACAGGAATGGTGGATTGAAGAGGGGCTGTACAGGGATTATTATTGCGTGGAAGATGATATGGGTGGGCGTTACTGGCTTTTTCGCCTGGGCCATTACAACGATAACGACCCTGAATGGTTTATACATGGATTTTTTGCTTAG
- a CDS encoding ImuA family protein has translation MEQLTDKNRIIQKLQQDILLLQGLVKYPGNPHQDMGLGPIQNAFPGQVFPTAAVHEFISDNGPDCAATNGFISGLLGKLMDKGGTCVWISTNRSLFPSALPVFNILPERIIFVELYRQKDALWAIEEALKCKALTAVVGEIKELSFTESRRLQLAVEKSKVTGFIHRHQPTAANAVACTTRWKISPLPSILPLGMPGIGIPSWNVELLKVKNGQPGKWQVEWFEYGFRHHSVKEQALPEIQKLKAG, from the coding sequence GTGGAGCAGCTGACAGATAAAAACAGGATCATTCAAAAGTTGCAGCAGGACATCCTCCTGTTACAGGGACTCGTAAAATATCCCGGCAATCCCCATCAGGATATGGGACTGGGTCCAATACAAAATGCTTTTCCCGGCCAGGTATTCCCTACCGCAGCAGTACATGAATTTATAAGCGATAATGGGCCCGATTGTGCCGCTACCAACGGCTTTATTTCAGGCTTATTGGGTAAGCTGATGGACAAGGGCGGAACCTGTGTCTGGATCAGTACCAACCGCAGCCTGTTCCCCTCTGCACTGCCCGTTTTTAACATCCTGCCCGAAAGGATCATTTTTGTTGAGCTCTACCGGCAAAAGGATGCCCTATGGGCCATTGAGGAAGCACTGAAATGCAAGGCGCTGACAGCGGTAGTAGGCGAAATCAAAGAACTGAGCTTTACCGAATCCAGAAGGCTGCAGCTTGCTGTAGAAAAGAGTAAGGTTACAGGCTTTATCCATCGCCACCAGCCCACAGCAGCAAATGCTGTTGCCTGTACCACCCGCTGGAAAATCAGTCCCCTGCCCAGCATTTTGCCGCTGGGTATGCCCGGCATTGGCATCCCCAGCTGGAATGTTGAGCTCCTTAAAGTAAAAAACGGACAGCCCGGCAAATGGCAGGTAGAGTGGTTTGAATACGGTTTCAGGCATCACTCTGTGAAGGAGCAGGCCCTACCGGAAATCCAGAAACTAAAAGCCGGATAA
- a CDS encoding carboxymuconolactone decarboxylase family protein, with product MEQRINIHQKGQEAMKTIFGIGAYLKKSPVEKSLLELVYFRVSQINGCAYCLDMHSKDARAAGETEQRLYGLSAWAETPYYTERERAAFAWAEALTACNVPDSVYNLVKAQFTDEELIDLTLAITTINTWNRINLAFPYAVGTYKAGQFS from the coding sequence ATGGAACAAAGAATTAACATCCACCAAAAAGGACAGGAAGCAATGAAAACCATTTTTGGAATCGGCGCTTATCTAAAGAAGAGCCCGGTAGAAAAATCGCTGCTTGAACTTGTTTATTTTCGCGTATCTCAAATCAATGGTTGCGCCTATTGTTTGGACATGCACTCAAAAGATGCACGTGCAGCCGGAGAAACCGAACAACGCTTGTACGGACTAAGCGCTTGGGCCGAAACACCTTACTACACAGAACGTGAAAGGGCAGCTTTTGCCTGGGCCGAAGCGCTTACAGCCTGTAACGTACCCGACAGTGTTTATAACCTGGTAAAAGCGCAGTTTACCGACGAAGAATTGATAGATCTTACCTTGGCCATTACCACTATCAATACCTGGAACCGCATCAATTTAGCCTTTCCATATGCAGTTGGTACTTACAAAGCCGGACAATTCAGTTAA
- a CDS encoding YciI family protein: protein MNEFLIVIHRDMSSKDASPSPEQMQQAIKPFQDWIGGIAAQNKLVSRPQRWDTDGRVVKKGNAVINGPYAEIKESIGGVLIIKAENYDEAVDFAKGCPILQWGATVEVRMAMPNPQ, encoded by the coding sequence ATGAACGAATTTTTAATAGTCATTCACAGGGATATGAGCAGCAAAGATGCAAGCCCTTCACCCGAACAAATGCAGCAGGCCATAAAACCTTTTCAGGATTGGATTGGTGGCATAGCGGCGCAGAACAAACTGGTAAGCAGGCCGCAGCGCTGGGATACAGATGGCCGGGTAGTTAAAAAAGGCAATGCCGTAATTAACGGACCTTATGCCGAGATTAAAGAATCAATAGGAGGGGTACTCATTATTAAAGCCGAAAACTATGACGAAGCAGTTGATTTTGCCAAAGGCTGCCCTATTTTGCAGTGGGGCGCTACAGTTGAGGTACGTATGGCAATGCCTAACCCGCAGTAA
- a CDS encoding RNA polymerase sigma factor, with protein MSETGLLPNLFRTEYQKLVAVLCSLFGIEHIEVAEDLVSDTFLTATETWSLKGVPDNPVAWLYTVAKNKTRNYLKHNTVFRQKLTPELIYRTEKVEELEIDLSKKNIADSQLAMIFTVCTPLIPGDAQVALALNLLCGFGFDEIADAFLTNKEVVYKRISRAKEKLREANIKIEQPSITHLQERLDNVLKTLYLMFSEGYYSTSQHSTLRKEVCAEAMRLTRLLMDNVNTARPAVAALLALMCFHASRFEARINGAGEQVLYDNQDKHLWDQKLIAEGTAYLNKASTGTELSKYHLEAGIAYWHTQQEDTPGKWEQVLQLYNQLLILQYSAVAALNRTFALSKARGKEQAIAEAERLDLKDYHFYYSLLGYLYTGIDDNKARTHFETALILARSAADKAMMQKHIDQFGTL; from the coding sequence ATGTCTGAAACCGGCTTGTTGCCCAATTTATTTAGAACAGAGTACCAGAAGCTTGTTGCGGTACTCTGTTCTTTATTTGGTATTGAACATATTGAGGTTGCTGAAGATCTGGTGAGCGATACTTTTCTGACAGCTACAGAGACCTGGAGCCTTAAAGGTGTACCGGATAATCCGGTGGCCTGGTTGTATACCGTAGCAAAAAATAAAACAAGAAATTACCTGAAGCACAATACGGTTTTTAGACAAAAACTAACGCCAGAACTGATATACCGTACAGAAAAGGTAGAAGAACTGGAAATCGATCTCTCGAAAAAAAACATAGCCGATAGCCAGCTTGCGATGATTTTTACAGTATGTACCCCCTTGATACCTGGCGATGCGCAGGTGGCCCTTGCCTTAAATTTATTATGCGGGTTTGGCTTTGATGAAATAGCTGATGCTTTTCTGACTAATAAGGAAGTGGTCTACAAAAGGATCAGCAGAGCCAAAGAAAAGCTGCGGGAGGCAAATATTAAAATTGAGCAACCATCAATAACACATCTTCAGGAACGGCTGGATAATGTATTGAAAACCCTGTACCTGATGTTTTCTGAAGGGTACTATTCTACCTCACAACATAGTACGCTACGTAAAGAGGTATGCGCAGAGGCCATGCGTTTAACCCGCTTGCTGATGGATAATGTAAATACCGCCCGTCCTGCTGTTGCTGCCTTGCTTGCCTTAATGTGTTTTCATGCTTCGCGGTTTGAAGCCAGGATAAACGGGGCCGGTGAACAGGTTTTATACGACAATCAGGATAAGCACCTATGGGATCAGAAATTGATTGCAGAAGGAACAGCTTATCTTAACAAAGCCTCAACTGGAACGGAATTAAGCAAATATCACCTCGAAGCAGGGATTGCCTACTGGCATACCCAGCAGGAAGATACACCTGGTAAATGGGAGCAGGTTCTGCAGCTTTATAACCAGTTACTGATATTACAATACTCGGCTGTTGCAGCGTTAAACCGTACCTTTGCACTTTCCAAAGCCAGAGGCAAGGAGCAGGCGATAGCAGAAGCAGAAAGGCTGGACCTTAAGGATTATCATTTTTATTATTCGTTGCTGGGCTATCTGTATACTGGTATTGATGACAATAAAGCCCGTACACATTTTGAAACGGCACTAATACTAGCCAGATCTGCCGCTGATAAAGCCATGATGCAAAAGCACATTGATCAGTTTGGCACACTTTGA
- a CDS encoding cyclic nucleotide-binding domain-containing protein: protein MNFDDILNNTNALKEPTVICFGNKKLPLHFLAEGHALEFALVNGKRKVIRFIDSGQFVFRFNLGHGIEASEHSTFLKLEWDKLVQMLKKFPGEIPQLHKKLKEKHIQDLKEYRADLKKTPAERYFHLLEKQPWVKVLATPEEIASYLNLSLAQYHNLTGVE, encoded by the coding sequence ATGAATTTTGATGACATTCTTAACAATACTAATGCGCTTAAGGAACCTACAGTTATCTGCTTTGGAAATAAAAAATTGCCCCTTCATTTCCTGGCTGAAGGCCATGCGCTTGAATTTGCTCTTGTTAATGGTAAAAGAAAAGTTATCCGTTTCATAGATAGTGGGCAATTTGTATTCCGGTTTAACCTTGGGCATGGTATCGAAGCTAGTGAGCATTCCACATTCCTCAAGCTGGAATGGGACAAGCTGGTACAGATGTTAAAGAAATTCCCTGGTGAAATCCCTCAACTTCACAAAAAGCTTAAAGAAAAGCATATTCAAGACTTAAAAGAATACCGGGCGGATTTAAAGAAAACACCGGCTGAACGTTATTTCCATCTACTGGAAAAACAGCCTTGGGTAAAAGTACTGGCTACTCCCGAAGAAATTGCTTCTTATCTTAACTTATCATTGGCGCAATATCATAACCTAACGGGAGTAGAATAG
- a CDS encoding RNA polymerase sigma factor: MKAYKDLSEAELVFLLREGDHGAFKEVLIRYNAIIINYAYRRVQDRDLAKDLAQDVFTSLWEKRLKYAFNENIEAHVFTAIRSRLIDYYRRQNVSQKYMDSFTAFYSEEENTTDYLVRHNNLSAIIEDEIAALPPKMREVFELSRNKEMQRKEIAMLLGMPENTVKTNLQRALRILKRKFGSSFSILFIFF, from the coding sequence ATGAAGGCATATAAAGATCTTTCGGAGGCAGAGTTGGTTTTTCTTTTAAGAGAGGGAGATCATGGTGCTTTTAAAGAAGTTTTAATCAGGTACAATGCCATAATCATCAACTATGCATATCGTAGGGTACAGGATAGAGATTTAGCCAAAGATCTGGCGCAGGATGTTTTTACTTCTTTATGGGAGAAGCGCCTAAAATATGCTTTTAATGAAAATATTGAAGCCCATGTTTTTACTGCTATCCGTAGCCGGCTTATTGATTACTACAGGAGGCAAAATGTATCTCAAAAATACATGGATAGTTTTACAGCATTTTATTCAGAGGAAGAAAACACAACAGATTATTTGGTCCGGCACAACAATTTATCGGCTATAATAGAAGATGAGATTGCCGCTTTGCCCCCTAAAATGCGAGAGGTATTTGAATTGAGCAGAAACAAAGAGATGCAAAGGAAGGAAATTGCCATGTTGCTGGGCATGCCCGAAAATACGGTTAAAACTAACCTTCAACGCGCTTTACGTATCCTAAAACGGAAGTTTGGAAGCTCTTTTTCAATACTGTTCATTTTTTTTTAA